A region from the Arvicola amphibius chromosome 12, mArvAmp1.2, whole genome shotgun sequence genome encodes:
- the Tnnt2 gene encoding troponin T, cardiac muscle, translated as MSPGRSHGLAQTCLSLLAAEIQTTGGLDKGMRVADVATVAQEFRGEGEWAQGWAEAAVWRREASPCRICREAWEKGLFEKEHCLGQSQSVYTSFDSVFFYSQGTGRVERSTPDVSEDAVLGKEAREDGQRAQRCPLSSGGSVCHEVFSSPTAKGHHLSVYPSPNVTNTSAKLSHEQEEAVEEEDGGAEAEPEGEAETEETKAEEVDLDEEAKDAEDGPAEESKPKPSRLFMPNLVPPKIPDGERVDFDDIHRKRMEKDLNELQTLIEAHFENRKKEEEELISLKDRIEKRRAERAEQQRIRNEREKERQNRLAEERARREEEENRRKAEDEARKKKALSNMMHFGGYIQKTERKSGKRQTEREKKKKILAERRKVLAIDHLNEDQLREKAKELWQSIHNLEAEKFDLQEKFKQQKYEINVLRNRINDNQKVSKTRGKAKVTGRWK; from the exons ATGTCACCAGGGAGGTCACATGGACTCGCACAGACCTGCCTTTCCCTTTTGGCTGCTGAGATACAAACCACAGGAGGACTTGATAAAGGGATGCGCGTTGCAGATGTGGCCACGGTTGCACAGGAGTtcaggggagagggagagtgggcGCAGGGATGGGCAGAGGCAGCTGTGTGGAGAAGGGAGGCTTCCCCTTGCCGCATTTGTAGAGAGGCTTGGGAAAAAGGGCTTTTTGAAAAGGAGCACTGCCTGGGACAATCTCAGAG tgtgtacaCCAGTTTTGACAGCGTCTTCTTTTATTCTCAGGGAACAGGAAG GGTTGAAAGGAGCACCCCAGATGTCAGTGAGGACGCAGTCCTAGGAAAGGAGGCCAGAGAAGATGGGCAGAGGGCGCAGAGGTGCCCCCTTTCCTCTGGTGGTTCTGTCTGTCATGAGGTGTTTTCTTCTCCCACTGCCAAGGGCCACCACTTGTCAGTCTATCCATCACCGAATGTTACAAACACTTCCGCCAAGCTGAGTCATG AGCAAGAGGaggcagtggaggaggaggatggcgGGGCTGAGGCTGAGCCTGagggtgaggcagagacagaggagaccaAAGCAGAAG AGGTTGACCTGGATGAAGAAGCCAAAGATGCTGAAG ATGGTCCAGCTGAGGAGTCCAAACCCAAGCCCAG CAGGCTCTTTATGCCGAACTTGGTGCCACCCAAGATCCCCGATGGAGAGAGAGTGGACTTTGAT GACATCCACAGGAAACGCATGGAGAAGGACCTGAATGAGCTGCAGACGCTGATCGAGGCTCACTTcgagaacagaaagaaggaggaggaggagctaaTCTCTCTCAAAGACAGGATC GAAAAGCGACGGGCAGAGCGGGCCGAACAGCAGCGCATTCGTAATGAGCGGGAGAAGGAACGGCAGAACCGCCTGGCT GAAGAGCGGGCCCGgcgagaggaggaggagaacaggagGAAGGCCGAGGATGAGGCCCGGAAGAAGAAAGCTCTGTCTAACATGATGCATTTTGGAGGGTACATCCAGAAG ACAGAGCGCAAGAGTGGGAAGAGGCAGACTGAgcgagagaagaagaagaagatcctGGCTGAGAGGAGGAAGGTGTTGGCCATTGACCACCTGAATGAAGACCAGCTGAG AGAGAAGGCCAAAGAGCTATGGCAGAGCATTCACAACCTGGAGGCGGAGAAGTTCGACCTGCAGGAGAAGTTCAAGCAGCAGAAATATGAA ATCAATGTTCTGCGAAACAGGATCAACGACAACCAGAAAGT CTCCAAAACTCGTGGGAAGGCCAAAGTCACCGGGCGCTGGAAGTAG